A window from Montipora capricornis isolate CH-2021 chromosome 7, ASM3666992v2, whole genome shotgun sequence encodes these proteins:
- the LOC138056372 gene encoding proton myo-inositol cotransporter-like — translation MASESDELSDEMDQTEDISCKSKRKPEEEALIRITGKERTPLYVYFLTAFAAIGGFLFGYDTGVISGAMILIKEEFQLSSFWQELVVSVTIGTAIVGAFFGGFLNQCFGRKPMLIASAMVFTAGAAIMGISHSREVLLLGRLTVGVGIGSASVTVPVYIAETAPSNTRGRMVTVNNLFITGGQFIAAVVDGILSPYKRIGWRLMLGLAAVPSIIMFFGCMILPESPRWLVSKGHIDQAYKVLCKLRGNSDVDAELRAMKEVCEEEAVLAEKSSCGGNRVCQIVASPAMRKAILIGCMLQAIQQLSGINTVMYYSATIIQMSGVQGDQLAIWLAAAVAFGNFLFTIVGVCLVEKIGRRKLLLSSLAVVILSLFLLGGAFYLAEMNDAAISLNETPSGINDSCPQVGHCLDCLDVKCGFCYAKDALGNPANGSCVAFKRSSYHPAYGRCRTLDAKNSWSYMACPYKYSWFAIVALLLYIAGFAPGMGPMPWTINSELYPLWARSTGNAFATATNWTFNLVISMTFLSLTVWITRYGTFWLYGGIAICGWLFFYVYVPETKGKSLEELEHLF, via the exons ATGGCGAGCGAAAGTGACGAATTGAGCGACGAAATGGATCAAACAGAGGATATTTCCTGTAAATCTAAACGTAAACCTGAAGAAGAAGCATTGATTAGAATCACTGGAAAGGAGAGAACTCCACTCTACGTTTATTTTCTGACCGCTTTCGCAGCAATCGGAGGCTTTTTGTTCGGCTATGACACCGGAGTCATATCAGGAGCTATGATTTTAATCAAAGAAGAATTTCAATTGTCATCTTTCTGGCAAGAACTCGTGGTTAGTGTCACAATCGGGACGGCAATCGTTGGAGCATTTTTTGGAGGTTTCTTGAATCAGTGCTTTGGTAGGAAACCAATGCTCATTGCCTCTGCCATGGTATTCACAGCTGGCGCTGCGATTATGGGAATCTCACACTCCAGAGAGGTGCTTTTGTTAGGACGATTAACTGTCGGCGTTGGAATAG GTAGTGCATCTGTCACTGTTCCAGTTTACATCGCTGAAACAGCACCGTCAAACACAAGGGGGCGGATGGTTACAGTCAACAATCTGTTTATAACTGGTGGTCAATTCATAGCCGCTGTTGTTGATGGCATTCTGAGTCCATACAAGAGAATAGGATGGAG GCTTATGCTTGGCTTGGCGGCTGTGCCGTCAATCATCATGTTCTTTGGCTGTATGATTCTACCAGAAAGTCCACGCTGGCTTGTTAGCAAAGGCCACATTGATCAAGCCTATAAGGTGCTTTGTAAGCTAAGAGGAAATTCAGATGTAGACGCAGAACTGAGGGCTATGAAAGAGGTCTGCGAAGAGGAAGCTGTACTGGCAGAGAAAA GTTCATGTGGCGGGAATAGAGTATGTCAAATTGTGGCGTCACCAGCAATGAGAAAAGCCATACTGATCGGCTGTATGTTGCAGGCGATACAACAGCTGTCAGGAATTAATACTGTTAT GTACTATAGTGCAACTATCATACAGATGTCTGGTGTCCAAGGCGACCAACTTGCTATTTGGTTGGCAGCAGCTGTGGCATTTGGAAACTTTTTATTCACTATTGTAGGGGTCTGTCTTGTTGAGAAGATAGGCCGACGGAAACTTTTGCTCAGCAGCCTTGCAGTGGTTATATTAAGTCTTTTCCTATTAGGTGGTGCATTTTATTTAGCTGAGATGAACGATGCTGCGATATCCTTAAATGAAACACCCTCAGGTATCAATGACAGTTGCCCACAAGTTGGACACTGTCTAGACTGTTTGGACGTAAAGTGCGGGTTTTGTTATGCGAAAGATGCACTGGGAAATCCAGCCAATGGTTCTTGTGTTGCATttaagcgatcaagctatcatCCAGCATATGGAAGATGCCGTACATTGGATGCCAAAAATTCGTGGTCATACATGGCCTGTCCTTATAAATATTCATGGTTTGCCATCGTGGCCTTGTTACTTTATATTGCAGGATTTGCACCAGGGATGGGCCCAATGCCCTGGACAATTAATTCAGAGTTATATCCTCTGTGGGCCCGTAGCACAGGAAATGCTTTTGCAACAGCTACAAACTGGACTTTTAATCTAGTGATCTCTATGACTTTTCTATCACTGACTGTGTGGATAACACGTTATGGAACCTTCTGGCTTTATGGGGGAATTGCTATTTGCGGCTGGCTGTTTTTCTATGTTTATGTTCCAGAAACCAAAGGGAAGTCCCTGGAAGAACTTGAACATTTATTTTAA
- the LOC138057873 gene encoding uncharacterized protein, whose protein sequence is MHPQTETVKRFHARPQWQQILAVSTFVGFALAVLYNLWYDGSRMPLDGTVSSSLVYEQRGDGIYLTLKLRCFYCDSEDFGATWESLIQDSACQSSAFQTCFRNQTPPGKQTTEVIDLIRSCKQNCECSDAGGWCLTSECRDQLRCCWENVYCEED, encoded by the exons ATGCACCCGCAAACTGAAACAGTGAAACGCTTTCACGCAAGACCACAATGGCAACAAATTCTTGCCGTAAGCACATTCGTTG GCTTTGCTCTCGCAGTTTTGTATAATTTGTGGTACGATGGTTCGCGCATGCCCCTTGATGGTACAGTGTCGTCTTCCCTTGTTTACGAACAGAGAGGAGACG GAATATATTTGACGCTAAAGTTGAGATGTTTCTACTGTGATTCTGAAGACTTTGGAGCAACATGGGAAAGTCTTATCCAGGACTCTGCGTGTCAAAGTAGCGCCTTTCAAACGTGTTTCAGGAACCAGACTCCCCCGGGAAAGCAAACCACCGAAGTGATTGATCTTATACGAAGCTGTAAGCAGAACTGCGAATGTTCAGATGCCGGAGGCTGGTGCTTGACATCAGAATGCCGGGATCAGTTGAGATGCTGTTGGGAAAACGTGTATTGTGAGGAGGATTAA
- the LOC138056375 gene encoding serine/threonine-protein kinase pim-1-like — MAWASNASTMNPELPREKARKEQMEGNGSCCFQGSAHNTQANDEQESDCSSNEQEVGLSGIMGDTAKRFSSLLTVICRTAKRSANKVAKMRKKRNGGGEEINQLATRSADPVVRSSCKVRSSLKTAMTPDEKVEQHFNETYELHKLLGQGGFAVVYSGTRVRDNVPVAVKIIPKCNVYSFEEESEGSIPMEVHLHRFLDHPNVIKLYDFFEHAQAYVMVLERPMYHKDLFDYISEKRRLEESEARSIFRQVVEAVMHCESKGIFHRDIKDENILLDTMTGQVKLLDFGSGTGLENTLYTDYEGTRAYCPPEWFRFHRYYARPATVWSLGILLHNMVMGDVPFRNEVEIVRAELNFPDDVSKDLQDILRCLLAKHPSYRPTLEEVIQHSWLQHRRYKVRLATDRRACQSAPIPGDIPGDIPKGNHERCFQRGNSLL, encoded by the exons ATGGCTTGGGCCAGCAACGCCTCGACCATGAACCCTGAACTTCCTCGCGAGAAAGCAAGAAAAGAACAAATGGAGGGGAATGGATCATGCTGTTTTCAG GGATCTGCTCATAATACCCAAGCAAACGACGAACAAGAATCAGATTGTAGTTCGAACGAACAGGAAGTTGGCCTCAGTGGAATAATGGGCGACACCGCTAAGCGATTCTCTTCATTGCTCACTGTTATTTGCCGCACGGCAAAGAGATCAGCGAATAAAGTGGCTAAgatgagaaagaaaaggaacgGAGGTGGCGAGGAAATTAACCAATTGGCGACAAGAAGCGCTGATCCCGTTGTGAGAAGTTCTTGTAAAGTGCGCTCTTCTTTAAAGACTGCAATGACACCAGACGAAAAAG TTGAGCAACATTTCAACGAGACTTACGAACTACATAAGCTGCTTGGTCAAGGTGGATTTGCAGTGGTTTATTCAGGAACCCGAGTCAGAGATAACGTTCCG GTTGCTGTGAAGATCATACCAAAGTGCAATGTCTATTCATTCGAAGAG GAAAGTGAAGGCAGCATCCCGATGGAAGTTCATTTGCACCGCTTCTTGGACCACCCAAATGTCATCAAACTGTACGACTTCTTTGAGCATGCGCAAGCGTATGTGATGGTGTTGGAAAGACCAATGTACCACAAGGATCTGTTTGACTATATCTCAGAAAAGAGACGCTTGGAGGAGAGTGAGGCTAGAAGTATTTTCCGCCAAGTTGTCGAGGCTGTAATGCACTGTGAATCCAAGGGTATCTTCCACCGTGATATTAAGGATGAGAATATCTTATTAGATACCATGACTGGTCAGGTTAAGCTCCTCGACTTTGGCTCTGGTACGGGGCTGGAGAATACGTTATACACTGATTATGAAG GAACTCGAGCATATTGCCCGCCAGAGTGGTTCCGTTTCCATCGGTATTATGCAAGACCAGCTACTGTGTGGTCACTGGGAATATTGCTGCATAATATGGTTATGGGCGATGTGCCATTTAGAAATGAAGTCGAGATCGTTCGAGCAGAGTTGAATTTCCCAGATGACGTTAGCAAAG ATTTGCAAGATATTCTGCGTTGTCTCTTAGCGAAGCACCCATCTTATAGACCGACCTTAGAGGAAGTCATTCAACATTCCTGGCTCCAACACCGTCGGTACAAAGTGCGCCTCGCCACTGACAGAAGAGCTTGTCAAAGCGCTCCTATTCCGGGGGACATCCCTGGGGACATTCCTAAAGGGAATCACGAGCGATGCTTTCAACGAGGAAATTCACTTCTTTGA